In a genomic window of Chrysemys picta bellii isolate R12L10 chromosome 1, ASM1138683v2, whole genome shotgun sequence:
- the LOC135984334 gene encoding olfactory receptor 51G2-like: protein MSAVNDTKLKSLIFLLTGLPSHGDAHLWISIPFCFMYVISIIGNSVIVFIVKTDPSLHEPMYIFLSMLAVTDLGILITTIPTTLGIYLFNSREISLDACLAQLFFIHLLHCIESSLLLLMAFDRFIAIYNPLRYPSILTLPRIAMMGLLAVLRAMVIILPLPFLLKRFHYCRANVLSYSYCVHREVMNMACSDITVNIIYRLFTKLLTMGLDSLLIFLSYVMILKTVLSIGSHEESLRALNTCVSHLCALLLFYTPEISLTVVHSFEKGFDPLLQIVLGYISLLLPPLMNPIVYSVKSKHLRVRIIRVFMK, encoded by the coding sequence atgtcagctgtcaatgacaccaaattAAAATCTCTAATATTCCTTCTCACCGGGCTACCGAGTCATGGAGATGCACATCTCTGGATTTCTATCCCCTTCTGCTTTATGTATGTTATTTCAATAATAGGAAATTCAGTCATTGTGTTCATTgtaaaaacagatccaagcctccatgaACCCATGtatattttcctttccatgttggccgTCACAGACCTTGGCATATTGATAACCACCATACCGACAACACTGGGCATATATTTGTTTAACTCTAGGGAGATCAGCCTTGATGCCTGTTTAGCCCAGCTCTTTTTCATCCACTTGCTTCATTGCATTGAATCCTCTCTGCTGTTGTTGATGGCTTTTGACCGCTTCATCGCGATTTATAACCCGCTGAGATATCCTTCCATCTTAACCCTGCCGAGAATAGCCATGATGGGACTGCTGGCTGTGCTAAGAGCGATGGTCATAATACTTCCACTTCCCTTTCTCCTGAAACGGTTCCACTACTGTCGAGCCAATGTCCTCTCCTATTCCTACTGTGTGCACCGGGAGGTCATGAACATGGCTTGTTCAGATATCACAGTCAACATCATCTATCGATTGTTTACTAAACTCTTAACAATGGGGTTGGACTCGctgctcatcttcctctcttatgtgatgatcctcaaaacagtgctgagcatcGGATCCCATGAGGAGAGCCTGAGGGCTCTGAACACCtgcgtctcccacctctgtgccctcCTGCTCTTCTACACACCAGAGATCAGCTTGACTGTGGTACACAGCTTTGAGAAGGGCTTTGATCCCTTACTTCAGATTGTCCTGGGCTAcatctccctgcttctccccccgcTGATGAACCCAATTGTGTACagtgtgaaaagcaaacaccttcgcGTGAGGATAATCAGGGTATTCATGAAGTGA